A single Polyodon spathula isolate WHYD16114869_AA chromosome 6, ASM1765450v1, whole genome shotgun sequence DNA region contains:
- the LOC121316774 gene encoding cullin-9-like isoform X2, with amino-acid sequence MVGERRNGNLLVQLGPNLQAYPEELIRQRRTHDGQTEYLIRWSVLAVDEGGGTGSGGVEGTGESGGGNKSENILMWMTREDVYANCPTLLGNRKSDAQRAVKEEQPSSDFPSGVTFDEAEISDMMEDVKQLVRRAHRQMARSNEVDIAVSISHTIHVLSAYASIGSLVGVFKETGALDLLMELLCNKERQTRRSAGKMLRALASHDAGSRAYVLLSLSQQDGIEQHMDFDNRYTLLELFAETTSSEEHGISFEGIHLPQIPGKLLFSLVKRYLCVTSLMDKLNNSGTDQNAERSDCASSSHQTEQSRLQREFEFTVAMANLISELVRVMGWDRNRQAEYASVLNSTEEEQQKVIRSIFQPRSTPCQTILAAAAAAAPKKTTTNSFKTRTDFASRTAYVEYVQENLKSGMMVRMLEDYEEVSSGDEGEFRYSNDGTPPVQVYWNSLSRTYWVHWHMIEIVGSCTSGHAEKEAQEKALSLTETLKLNTVGPMFFYKPPGGLYSLPYLAESVREDTGTLSRAEWWEVLFFIKKLEPKQQQEINNIIRQNLDDQMSEIDDATLIQLSVPVEVAQKLLKYLTQHSQTASLSDLQSSQVYINRYLRNEGLEQERLPEILNSMDYGDEGSSSFLGSLVSVSKKPKKEIVPDFASSASAKPESELPKDDELKFPEDLEEKMKVFSNPKIQGKKNYLDKFGEVIDIMKKNSSDLGQQLAGLKFITKILEEDGTQEKIMLRTDSAQTIREKLLKMLVEMLITESKEKVVSALRLVHALMLKYEWRVMFATEGGVKAILTCMQEHSSCAQVQQASLAALKVVTGASKHDIRSFTSCFPLSESGAQMMLEIFASIGSATPEGSKGLLNAIPAAIDLMLNTQGCSLAVCNGLLLIIMMVSNHKSLAEQLVACDVCLVLNRCIGKKSCSAASPEQKLAIIALSHISMVHKLPTGLDSKEELDFKDMELKMLLVSLKEMTATKEIILTLERLICDEVPRLELELSDIMKDKDTYQALVRALDHHRTDKAVQLSVLRTLNKFLDNYQEDVLPWHESIEPCLSSMTAHIGDREVVQQFIHFLYRLATTNKDYAVVMCRLGTKEVLIKALDKHNTNLLLVPELRDLISDCEKYASLYKKMTTSILAGCIQMVLGQIEEHRRSHQQINIPFFDVFLRNLCQGSSVELKEDKCWEKVEVSSNHHRANKLTDKNPKTYWESNGSTGSHFINIYMYKGVMIRQLAVLVASEDSSYMPARIIVMGGEDPSNISTELNTVNVPPSANRVVLVENMTRSWPIVQIRIKRCQQGGIDTRIHGFEVLGPKPTFWPVFKEQLCCRTYLFHTTKAHTWCQEILEDKMQLLQLFNKFNSALRHEQMFADRFLPDPEAAEALGRTCWEALITPIVQSVTVSDNITVSPLSWLLNEYLENSEIAKRCKGRAVVFNSRVRRLTHLLVHVDTSLLDTEELKPPVKSNGKEGKNKEATSALSAARPKVKKASSIAGIAQCWQWVVQQQVKKFLDSSCSSADFVERYRNMYLRLKTTMEELFGQQTAFVLALRQGFSAALLQLSVLTAMHVSERFAQHIDLMIQESAVDSGNMEKLNQLQQFMEPMLFLSGLELSNTFEHFYRYYLGDRLLGQGKVWLERAVIEQIGTCFPNRFPQQMLKNLSESEDLQQEFHLYRLQQLDKALQHLDEEMMEDQSSSPEDESEVKVLVLSPRCWVISSLCYLENPSKHFPSPLCSYLGEFSEFYTNSQYMYSLTHTKPRRLQWTWLGHAELKYGSFTLYVSTLQMYILLQFNQQNEVTVESLLQSTGLSSALLCQALKPLTADKGVLIKVGSTQDSMKGVLSLNEETLFRGNKEQSYCCLLPKQTYLNVDEDAASTLERKRNFIYCLIIQIMKAEKELHIDNLVFRVIEICQKQESSKSPLLVRFSCSNTDVLSCIMHLLNKGYIRRNEDSPHILEFVPEDPTTPQKGQAHLTFTKHDIKKSNSRNEENVSPFSLDGFSPAPRSSEDGVLEAVLFSVGRTMTRDEVRQLMNQTVGQVAETLSISSDEAQHLLVHCKWNVDLLIQRYAEDSDSLLLASGMQGKAIQPLPSPVINCPVCLSQQSGEHDVTPTLSCMHYCCRSCWKEYLTSRIEQNLVLNCTCPISDCPAQPTTKFISSIITDKEVIAKYENTLLRGYVECCSNLTWCTNPQGCDQILCKEGIGSVGMCSKCCWSSCFSCNFPEAHYPASCSHVSQWMDDGGYYEGMSMEAQSKHLAKLISKRCPSCQAQIEKNEGCLHMTCAKCNHGFCWRCLKSWKPTHKDYYNCSAMVSKAARQEKKFQDYNERCTFQNQAKDFAINLENKVSAINEALQMKSLTFVIDACKILAQSRKVLAYSCVYSYYNQDTEKMDIMEQQTETLELHTNALQILLEETLLQCTDLASCIRLLKPEHLNTGLELIRRIQERLVAILQHSTQDFRVGYQSKTGADQEVAQSSNIADQPDLNKEKKSDGGSDSDSNNNNNAGEEEEEEDDDDDDEDEEYDDEHVPEWHEDYDDDDIDEDEFFSDGDGSENLEQDFSPYD; translated from the exons GGAGTCGTGCTTATGTCCTCCTATCTCTCAGCCAGCAGGATGGGATTGAACAGCACATGGATTTTGACAATCGCTACACCCTCCTGGAGCTGTTTGCTGAAACTACCTCTTCTGAGGAACATGGTATCTCTTTTGAAGGGATACACCTCCCACAG ATACCTGGGAAGCTGCTCTTCTCCTTGGTAAAGCGCTACCTCTGTGTGACATCACTGATGGACAAGCTGAATAACAGTGGGACTGATCAGAATGCTGAGCGGTCGGACTGCGCTTCCTCTTCGCACCAGACGGAGCAGTCACGGTTGCAGCGCGAGTTTGAGTTCACCGTGGCCATGGCTAACCTCATCTCCGAGCTGGTGCGGGTGATGGGCTGGGATCGGAACAGGCAGGCGGAATATGCATCTGTGCTCAATTCCACTGAGGAAGAGCAGCAGAAGGTCATCCGCTCAATATTCCAGCCCCGCAGCACCCCCTGTCAAACCATCCtagctgctgctgccgccgccgCCCCCAAGAAGACGACGACCAACAGCTTCAAGACACGCACAGACTTTGCCAGCCGCACCGCCTACGTGGAGTACGTACAGGAAAATCTAAAAAGCGGGATGATGGTGCGCATGCTGGAGGACTATGAAGAAGTCAGCTCAGGGGATGAGGGAGAGTTTCGGTACAGCAACGATGGTACACCTCCTGTACAG GTGTACTGGAACTCCCTGAGCAGGACGTACTGGGTCCACTGGCACATGATTGAGATCGTTGGCAGTTGCACGAGCGGGCACGCGGAGAAGGAAGCTCAGGAGAAGGCCTTGTCACTCACAGAGACTCTGAAGCTAAACACAG TAGGCCCGATGTTTTTCTACAAGCCCCCTGGTGGATTGTATTCATTGCCTTACCTGGCTGAGAGTGTGAGGGAAGACACAGGGACTCTGAGCCGGGCAGAGTGGTGGGAGGTGCTCTTCTTCATCAAGAAACTTGAACCAAAGCAGCAGCAGGAGATAAACAATATCATCCGACAGAACCTGGATGATCAG ATGTCTGAGATCGATGATGCTACCTTAATCCAGTTGTCGGTGCCGGTGGAAGTTGCCCAGAAGTTGCTGAAATACCTGACCCAGCACTCGCAGACAGCCAGCCTGAGTGACCTGCAGAGCTCCCAGGTCTACATCAATCGCTACTTGCGCAATGAGGGCCTTGAGCAGGAGAGGCTCCCTGAGATCTTGAACTCCATGGATTATGGGGATGAAGGCAGCTCCTCATTCCTGGGGAGCCTGGTCTCTGTCTCTAAGAAACCCAAGAAGGAGATTGTGCCAGACTTTGCAAGCTCTGCTTCAGCTAAGCCCGAGAGCGAGCTCCCTAAAGACGATGAACTCAAGTTCCCTGAAGATcttgaagaaaaaatgaaag tgTTCAGTAACCCAAAGATTCAGGGGAAAAAGAACTACCTGGATAAGTTTGGTGAGGTGATTGACATCATGAAAAAGAACAGTTCTGATTTGGGGCAGCAGCTGGCTGGTCTCAAATTTATTACCAAGATCCTGGAGGAGGATGGAACCCAGGAAAAAATCATGCTGAGGACAGACTCTGCGCAAACCATCCG AGAAAAGCTGTTGAAGATGCTGGTGGAGATGCTCATCACGGAGTCGAAGGAGAAGGTGGTCAGCGCTCTGCGGCTGGTCCACGCCCTCATGCTCAAGTACGAATGGAGGGTCATGTTTGCCACAGAGGGGGGTGTCAAAGCCATCCTCACCTGCATGCAAGAGCACTCCAGCTGTGCTCAAGTGCAGCAAGCTTCCCTGGCG GCTTTAAAAGTGGTTACTGGAGCCAGCAAGCATGACATTCGCAGTTTTACAAGCTGCTTCCCACTTTCTGAGTCTGGAGCACAGATGATGCTTGAGATCTTTGCCAGTATTGGCTCTGCAACCCCAGAAGGGTCAAAAGGTCTCCTCAATGCCATTCCAGCTGCCATCGACCTAATGTTAAACACTCAAGG TTGCTCCCTTGCAGTATGCAATGGCCTGCTTCTGATCATCATGATGGTGTCGAACCACAAGAGTCTGGCGGAGCAGCTGGTGGCTTGTGATGTCTGTCTTGTCCTGAACCGCTGCATAGGGAAAAAGAGTTGTTCTGCAGCAAGCCCAGAACAAAAGCTGGCCATCATTGCCCTTAGCCACATCTCAATGGTCCACAAGCTCCCGACAGGACTGG ATTCCAAGGAAGAGCTGGATTTCAAGGACATGGAACTAAAGATGCTCCTGGTGAGTCTGAAGGAGATGACTGCAACCAAGGAGATCATCCTGACTCTGGAGCGACTGATCTGTGACGAGGTGCCTCGGCTGGAACTGGAGCTGAGTGATATCATGAAAGACAAGGACACCTACCAGGCGCTGGTGCGGGCGCTAGATCACCATAGGACGGACAAGGCCGTACAGCTCTCTGTCCTGAG GACTTTAAACAAGTTTTTAGATAACTACCAAGAAGATGTGCTGCCCTGGCATGAAAGCATTGAGCCCTGCCTATCTTCCATGACAGCCCACATTGGCGACAGAGAG GTTGTGCAGCAGTTCATCCATTTCCTGTACCGACTAGCCACGACCAATAAGGACTACGCTGTGGTAATGTGTCGCTTGGGCACTAAGGAAGTGCTGATCAAAGCCCtggacaaacacaacacaaacttgCTGCTGGTGCCAGAGCTGCGTGACCTGATCAGTGACTGTGAGAAATACGCCAGCCTTTACAAGAAAATGACTACCAGTATACTGGCTGGCTGCATACAG ATGGTATTGGGACAGATCGAGGAACATCGAAGGAGCCATCAACAAATTAACATCCCCTTCTTTGATGTATTTCTGAGAAACCTGTGCCAAG GATCTAGTGTTGAGCTTAAGGAGGATAAGTGCTGGGAAAAGGTGGAAGTTTCCTCCAATCATCATCGAGCTAACAAGCTGACAGATAAGAACCCAAAAACATACTGGGAATCGAATGGCAGCACAGGTTCTCATTTTATCAACATCTACATGTACAAGGGGGTGATGATCAG ACAGTTGGCCGTGTTGGTGGCTAGTGAAGACTCCAGTTACATGCCAGCACGGATAATAGTGATGGGTGGTGAAGACCCCTCAAACATCAGCACTGAACTTAACACA GTGAATGTACCTCCGTCAGCCAACCGTGTTGTCCTTGTGGAGAACATGACGCGCAGTTGGCCTATTGTGCAGATCAGAATCAAAAGGTGCCAGCAG GGTGGCATTGACACACGAATCCATGGATTTGAAGTCCTGGGGCCCAAGCCCACCTTTTGGCCAGTGTTCAAGGAGCAGTTGTGCTGTAGGACATACCTCTTCCACACAACTAAGGCACACACTTGGTGTCAGGAAATCCTGGAGGACAAAATGCAGCTCCTGCAGCTCTTTAATAA GTTCAACAGTGCTCTTCGACACGAACAGATGTTTGCTGACCGTTTCCTCCCAGACCCAGAGGCAGCTGAGGCCTTGGGGCGTACATGCTGGGAGGCTTTGATTACTCCCATAGTGCAGAGCGTCACTGTGTCAG ATAACATTACGGTGAGCCCGCTGTCCTGGCTGCTGAATGAGTACCTGGAGAATTCTGAGATTGCGAAGCGTTGTAAGGGTCGGGCAGTTGTCTTTAATTCTCGGGTTCGGAGGCTGACTCACCTCCTGGTCCACGTGGACACCAGCCTGCTGGACACAGAGGAGCTCAAACCACCCGTGAAGTCAA ATGGAAAGGAAGGAAAGAATAAAGAGGCCACTTCTGCATTATCTGCTGCCAGGCCCAAAGTGAAGAAAGCCAGCAGCATTGCAGGAATAGCACAGTGCTGGCAATGGGTGGTGCAGCAGCAA GTTAAGAAGTTCCTGGACTCTTCCTGTAGCTCGGCCGATTTTGTTGAGCGGTACCGTAACATGTATCTGCGTTTGAAGACCACCATGGAGGAGCTCTTTGGACAGCAGACGGCATTTGTTCTGGCACTGCGTCAGGGTTTCTCAGCCGCGTTGCTGCAGCTCTCCGTCCTGACCGCCATGCAT GTGAGCGAAAGGTTTGCTCAGCACATCGACCTGATGATCCAGGAGAGCGCTGTAGACTCTGGGAACATGGAGAAGCTCAACCAGCTGCAGCAATTCATGGAGCCCATGCTGTTCCTCTCTGGTCTTGAACTGTCTAACACCTTTGAGCACTTTTACAG GTACTACCTTGGTGATCGACTTCTGGGCCAGGGGAAGGTGTGGTTGGAGAGAGCTGTGATTGAACAGATTGGTACGTGTTTCCCGAACCGCTTCCCGCAGCAGATGCTGAAGAACCTGAGTGAGTCGGAGGATTTGCAACAGGAGTTTCACCTGTATAGGTTACAGCAGCTTGACAAGGCCTTGCAGCACCTGGATGAAGAG ATGATGGAGGATCAGTCATCATCCCCTGAAGATGAGAGTGAGGTGAAGGTGCTGGTGCTGTCCCCACGCTGCTGGGTCATCTCTTCCCTCTGTTACCTGGAGAATCCCAGCAAACACTTTCCATCACCGCTCTGCAGCTACCTGGGAGAATTCTCAGAGTTCTACACAAACA GTCAGTATATGTACAGTCTGACCCACACCAAGCCCCGGCGCCTGCAGTGGACATGGCTGGGACACGCTGAGCTCAAGTATGGGTCCTTTACCCTTTATGTGTCAACACTGCAGATGTACATCCTGCTGCAGTTTAACCAGCAAAAT GAGGTGACGGTGGAGTCCCTGCTGCAGTCTACAGGCCTGTCTTCAGCCCTGCTCTGCCAGGCACTGAAGCCCCTCACTGCAGACAAGGGAGTTCTGATCAAGGTTGGCTCTACTCAGGACTCAATGAAGG ggGTTCTGAGTCTGAATGAAGAAACTCTGTTCCGTGGGAACAAGGAACAAAGCTACTGCTGCCTGCTGCCAAAACAGACTTACCTGAATGTGGATGAAGATGCTGCCAGCACACTGGAGAGGAAGAGGAACTTCATCTACTGCCTGATTATTCAGATCATGAAGGCTGAGAAGGAGCTGCACATTGATAACTTGGTGTTTAGG GTGATCGAAATATGCCAAAAGCAGGAGTCTAGCAAGTCCCCACTGCTGGTGCGCTTCAGCTGCAGTAACACAGACGTGCTGTCCTGCATTATGCACCTTCTCAACAAGGGCTACATCAGGAGAAACGAAGACAGTCCCCACATCCTGGAGTTTGTTCCCGAGGATCCCACCACCCCACAGAAGGGCCAGGCTCACTTAACCTTTACCAAGCATGACATAAAGAAATCCAACTCGCGCAATGAGGAGAATGTGTCCCCATTCAG TTTGGACGGCTTCTCCCCAGCCCCGCGGAGCTCTGAGGACGGGGTCCTGGAGGCAGTGCTCTTCTCAGTCGGCAGGACAATGACTCGGGATGAGGTACGGCAGCTGATGAACCAGACTGTGGGGCAGGTCGCCGAAACTCTGAGCATCTCCAGTGACGAGGCCCAGCACCTGCTGGTGCACTGCAAGTGGAATGTGGACCTGCTGATCCAGCGCTATGCAGAGGACTCGGACTCCCTGCTACTAGCCTCAGGCATGCAGGGCAAGGCCATCCAACCATTGCCCAGCCCCGTCATCAACTGCCCGGTGTGTCTGAGCCAGCAGTCTGGAGAGCACGACGTAACCCCCACCCTCAGCTGCATGCACTACTGTTGTAGA TCTTGTTGGAAGGAGTACTTGACAAGTAGGATCGAACAGAACCTTGTTTTAAATTGCACCTGTCCCATCTCAGACTGCCCTGCCCAGCCGACCACAAAGTTCATTTCCTCTATTATTACAGACAAGGAGGTTATTGCCAAG TATGAGAACACCCTTCTGCGAGGTTATGTGGAGTGCTGTTCCAACTTGACCTGGTGCACCAACCCACAGGGCTGCGACCAGATCCTGTGTAAGGAAGGCATTGGCAGTGTGGGCATGTGCTCCAAGTGCTGCTGGTCATCATGTTTCAGCTGCAACTTCCCAGAA GCTCACTATCCCGCAAGCTGCAGCCATGTGTCTCAGTGGATGGACGATGGTGGGTATTATGAGGGAATGAGCATGGAAGCACAGAGCAAACACCTGGCAAAGCTCATCTCTAAGCGGTGCCCAAGCTGCCAGGCTCAAATTGAGAAAAACGAGGGATGTCTGCA TATGACTTGTGCCAAATGTAACCATGGATTCTGCTGGCGATGCCTCAAATCCTGGAAACCAACACACAAAGATTATTACAACTGCTCTGCTATG GTGAGTAAAGCAGCACGCCAGGAAAAGAAGTTTCAGGATTACAATGAAAGATGTACTTTCCAAAATCAGGCTAAG GACTTTGCTATCAATCTGGAAAACAAAGTGTCTGCCATCAATGAAGCCCTTCAGATGAAGTCACTAACGTTTGTGATTGATGCCTGCAAGATTCTTGCACAGTCCCGCAAG GTTCTTGCTTACTCATGTGTCTATAGCTACTATAACCAGGACACTGAGAAGATGGATATTATGGAGCAGCAGACAGAAACCTTGGAGCTTCATACCAATGCACTGCAGATACTGCTGG AGGAGACACTGTTGCAGTGTACAGACCTGGCATCATGCATCCGTCTATTGAAGCCAGAGCACTTGAACACTGGGCTGGAGCTGATTCGCAGGATCCAGGAAAGGCTGGTAGCAATCCTTCAGCATTCCACACAG GATTTTCGAGTGGGGTATCAGTCAAAAACAGGCGCAGATCAGGAGGTGGCTCAGTCTTCAAATATAGCTGACCAGCCAGACTTGAACAAGGA GAAGAAGTCTGATGGCGGGTCTGACTCTGACtctaacaataacaacaatgcaggtgaggaggaggaggaggaggatgacgatgatgatgacgAGGATGAGGAGTACGACGATGAGCACGTCCCAGAGTGGCACGAAGACTACGATGATGATGACATTGACGAGGATGAGTTCTTCTCAGACGGCGACGGGTCAGAAAACCTGGAGCAAGACTTCAGCCCCTACGATTAA